Sequence from the Hamadaea flava genome:
AGACTACGCCCGGCAGTTCACCGTTTACACCCTGGCGGAGTACCTCTGCTGGGTGGAGATCATCCGGCGCGAGCTGCGTTTCCTCGACCTGGGCGGCGAGGAGCAGAACCGGGTGTTCACCAAGCGGCTGCTGGACGTGACGAACACGCTGTCCAGCCAGAAGTACGAGCAGGCGCACTACCGGCTGTTCCGCGGCCAGCAGCGGGCGATCGGCGAGTTGATGATGCAGCCGGGCGCCGACGGGCACCACGACTGCATCACCTACCCGGAATTCACCCGCCGGTTGGACGACGACCCGCGGTTCCGCTCCTGGTTCGAGCGGCTGCTCCGCGAGGTCGACGACATCGCCGACCAGAGTGAGGCCGGCAACGCCCGCGTCATCGACACGCAGCGGTCGCTGATCGACCTCATCGACTTCCTCGACCCGGACAAGACCCGGCTCGGCGCGGACCACCGGGAGAAGTACGTGGAGGCGACACCTTCCCCTGCGCCGCCTAGCACGTCACCCACCGGTTCGTCACACTCCGTGACGGTCAGCGCCCAGCCAGCAGCCGGTTGACCGCCGCGTCGACGTCCAGGTGCTCGGTCTCCCGGCCCCTCGGCACGACGACATAGGTACGCCGCAGGAAGCGTACGAGCACGCTCCGCGGCACTTCGAACAGGGCGTTCCCGTCGGGTGACGAGAGCGCCAGCGCGACGAAGTCGCCGCGCGGCGTGGCCCACGGCCAGACGCGTACGTCGCCGATCCCCGCCGGCTCGTCGAGGCCGGTCACTAAGAGTTCCCGAGCGAACGACCAGCTGACCGCCTCCCCTCCGGCGGACTCGGCATGGAAGATCACTTGGACCGCGTACGGGTCAGCCGGGTCATAGCGCAGGCTGGCGCGTACTGGTAGCGCTGTCGCGTCCGGCGCGACGAGCCGCAGCGAGGTCTCGACCTCGACGGTCGTTGGTCGGATGGCACTCATGTCGTACTCCCCCCGGCACCGCTGCGAGGCTGGTCTCGCCCCGCCTTCCCATACTCAGGCGCACTCCGGCAATTACGCTCCGTCATACGATGATCTCACCCAGTAGTGGGAAGACAGGCAGAAACCCGGCCCAATGGGGGCCGGATTTCGTTAAAATCCGCAGCTC
This genomic interval carries:
- a CDS encoding SsgA family sporulation/cell division regulator, with translation MSAIRPTTVEVETSLRLVAPDATALPVRASLRYDPADPYAVQVIFHAESAGGEAVSWSFARELLVTGLDEPAGIGDVRVWPWATPRGDFVALALSSPDGNALFEVPRSVLVRFLRRTYVVVPRGRETEHLDVDAAVNRLLAGR